A stretch of the Notamacropus eugenii isolate mMacEug1 chromosome 2, mMacEug1.pri_v2, whole genome shotgun sequence genome encodes the following:
- the LPO gene encoding lactoperoxidase, which translates to MKLFLSFAGFLVSLILVQSTASAQTLIPPTESVTNENINSAEIIHEAVSRAKSQVNKAFLAGRNKVKTLKESIPTPLQLSKIFKQATGQTREVLRKAQVWEECLKILNQEEHINLVSGSNVTEPSPELVMLSNEVGCNVVTRREKCDWTSNYRTITGECNNRKDPTLGSSNRALARWLPAEYEDGISQPYGWTPGKTRNGFHLPLVREVSNQIASYLNEDDDLDPLWSLILMQWGQWVDHDLDFSPETELMLSEDTKKQCDEHCIQEDNCFPIMFPPGDPKLNKQGPCMPFFRAGFVCPTFPLDSVTREQINALTSFLDASMVYGPEPLLARNLRNTSSPLGLMAVNTEFSDNGLALLPFDNKQPSPCKFINATAGIPCFLAGDSRANEQALLAIFHTLFVRQHNKLATELKRLNPHWNGEKIYQEARKIVGAITQVITFENYLPLVLGQELEKEIPKYTGYNESEDPRIANVFTMAYRFGHTEVPSIIYRLDEHYEPWGSEPELRLNTLFFNTWRIVKDGGIDPFVRGLLAKPSKMLQQNKIISSELRDKLFQPTHKIHGFDLASINLQRGRDHGLPGYNAWRRFCGLSQPKTVEEFSVVLGNNQKLAQKFMDLYGTLDNIDLWIGAIAEPFVPGGRVGPLLSCLLGKQFRQIRDGDRFFWEKPGVFTPEQRAALKKVTFSLVVCDNTHITEVPINAFKANKYPQDFVNCSDIEKLDLSPWISRKQ; encoded by the exons ATGAAGCTGTTTCTCTCCTTTGCTGGGTTCCTGGTATCATTGATTTTGGTCCAGTCTACTGCATCTGCACAGACCTTGATCCCACCTACTGAATCTGTAACCAATG AAAATATCAACAGTGCAGAAATCATCCATGAAGCTGTGAGTAGAGCCAAGAGCCAAGTTAACAAGGCCTTCCTAGCTGGCCGGAACAA GGTGAAGACGCTCAAGGAGAGCATTCCCACTCCTCTCCAGCTGTCCAAAATCTTCAAACAGGCTACTGGCCAGACTCGGGAAGTCTTGCGCAAGGCCCAAGTGTGGGAAGAGTGCCTCAAGATTCTAAACCAAGAAGAACACATAAACTTGGTGTCCGGTAGCAATGTCACAG AACCCAGCCCAGAGCTGGTTATGCTTTCTAATGAGGTAGGCTGTAACGTGGTGACCCGAAGAGAGAAGTGTGACTGGACCAGCAATTACAGGACCATTACCGGAGAGTGCAATAACAG AAAGGACCCAACCCTAGGCTCATCAAACAGAGCACTGGCCCGATGGCTGCCTGCAGAATATGAAGATGGGATTTCCCAGCCGTATGGATGGACTCCTGGGAAGACGAGAAACGGCTTCCATCTCCCACTG gTCCGAGAGGTGTCCAATCAGATAGCCAGCTATCTGAATGAGGATGATGATCTTGATCCACTCTGGTCATTGATCCTCATGCAATGGGGACAGTGGGTGGACCATGACCTTGACTTTTCTCCAGAAACCGAGCTGATGCTTAGCGAGGACACCAAAAAGCAATGTGACGAACACTGCATCCAAGAAGACAACTGTTTCCCCATCATG TTCCCACCTGGAGACCCTAAGTTGAATAAACAAGGACCCTGCATGCCCTTTTTTCGGGCTGGCTTTGTCTGCCCTACATTTCCCTTGGATTCAGTGACCCGAGAGCAAATCAATGCCCTGACTTCCTTCCTGGATGCCAGCATGGTTTATGGGCCTGAACCACTCCTAGCCAGAAATCTCCGGAACACAAGCAGCCCCCTGGGTCTGATGGCAGTCAACACGGAATTCTCTGACAATGGATTGGCCTTGCTACCCTTTGACAACAAACAACCCAGTCCCTGTAAATTCATCAATGCCACTGCTGGGATCCCCTGTTTCTTGGCTG GTGACTCCCGGGCCAATGAACAGGCTTTGCTGGCAATCTTCCACACCCTTTTTGTACGGCAGCACAACAAGTTGGCTACAGAGCTGAAAAGGCTCAACCCCCATTGGAATGGAGAAAAAATCTACCAGGAAGCCCGGAAAATTGTGGGTGCCATCACACAG GTTATCACCTTTGAAAATTACCTACCTTTAGTGCTGGGACAGGAGTTAGAGAAGGAGATTCCCAAGTACACAGGCTACAATGAATCCGAGGATCCCCGCATTGCCAATGTCTTCACCATGGCCTATAGATTTGGTCATACTGAGGTCCCATCTATTATCTACCGACTGGACGAGCATTATGAGCCTTGGGGCTCTGAACCAGAGCTTCGCCTGAATACTCTCTTCTTCAATACCTGGAGAATTGTCAAAGATG GTGGAATTGACCCCTTTGTCCGTGGCCTGTTGGCCAAGCCCTCCAAGATGTTgcagcaaaataaaataataagcagtgagTTGCGAGACAAGCTTTTCCAGCCAACTCACAAGATCCATGGATTTGACTTGGCCTCCATTAACTTGCAGAGAGGGCGGGACCATGGATTGCCAG GGTACAACGCCTGGAGACGCTTCTGTGGCCTCTCACAGCCTAAGACAGTAGAAGAATTCAGTGTCGTACTGGGAAACAACCAGAAGCTGGCTCAAAAGTTCATGGATCTGTATGGGACCTTAGACAACATTGATCTGTGGATCGGAGCCATTGCTGAGCCATTTGTGCCAGGGGGCAGAGTTGGACCCCTCCTCAGCTGTCTGCTGGGGAAGCAATTCAGACAGATCAGAGATGGAGACAG GTTCTTTTGGGAGAAACCTGGAGTGTTCACCCCAGAACAGCGAGCAGCCCTGAAAAAAGTCACCTTTTCTCTTGTGGTCTGTGATAACACCCACATCACAGAAGTTCCCATCAATGCATTCAAGGCCAACAAATACCCTCAAGACTTTGTGAACTGCTCAGACATTGAAAAGCTGGACCTTTCCCCCTGGATCTCTAGGAAGCAGTAA